A window of Costertonia aggregata contains these coding sequences:
- a CDS encoding carboxypeptidase-like regulatory domain-containing protein encodes MKIKLATLISILFCNLLISQEVEEKLSISFDNISKPDLLKKLENKTNYSFFYNSDWFEKDSISGNYQDIQIDELLDTIFSTTNINYFLFEGNKVILTNNNIIYDEFPERFFGIDNNDTNKIKKTYRKIAPIFYEESKSKVSQDSRIYRVGKQNKKNNQSFFSLSGYITKDGLAEPIDGLSIRVKGENKGTITDLNGFYEIKLKPGLNTLEMRALGIEKSEKKVVIYNDGILNFKLNESLEQLDEVTVSADIFGDVEEVISGTEQIDIEESKNIPLVLGERDVLKVATALPGITTAGEGAAGFNVRGGRTDQNLILFDNAVLYSPQHFFGIFSALNPFAIGEFNIYKGNIPAEYGGRLSSVFEIKSKNGNTSKFSGEASIGPVTSNLVLEIPVVKDKSSLLLGGRGAYANWILRSIDEESLNNSQASFYDFMASYSHTFNDKNNIKATAYLSRDDFSITSDSLFIYSNKLISLNWNHKINEKNTASFTLSNSEYDFNIEFDRGENDDFNLNYTINETGLKMKFNYLHSSKLRFDYGIEGKLYDVKPGSIEGLSQTSIIEPLTIEKERGLESAGFVSGRYDINKKLSVDAGLRYSFYAALGEGSERLYSAGSPRNEGTVVDTLLYDNNEIIEAYGGPEFRLAARYLINPDLSIKASYGNTIQYIHRLTNNTTVSPIDTWKLSDGNIKPQRGRQFSLGAFKNFDSGLYEISLEGFYKNSDDILDFKTGADLLLNENIETEVIQGEGKSYGLEFLIRKNKGKLNGWLGYTYSRSFIKFDSPFSEERINNGEFFPSNFDRPHDISLVTNYKFTRRFSLSANFVYQTGRPVTVPVGTFNFNNAEFSVFSDRNSFRIPDFYRMDFGFNIEGNHKRKKFAHSFWTISIYNVLGRNNPFSVFFLTENGEVKAVQSSIFSIPVPSITYNFKF; translated from the coding sequence TTGATACCATCTTTTCAACAACCAATATAAATTATTTCCTTTTTGAAGGAAATAAAGTTATACTAACTAACAACAATATAATTTATGATGAATTTCCCGAGCGCTTTTTCGGGATTGACAATAATGATACCAATAAAATAAAAAAGACTTACAGAAAGATTGCCCCAATTTTCTATGAGGAATCAAAATCTAAAGTTTCTCAAGATAGTAGAATTTACAGAGTAGGGAAACAAAATAAAAAAAATAACCAAAGCTTTTTCTCGTTGTCCGGCTATATAACCAAAGATGGATTAGCAGAACCAATAGACGGGCTGTCAATAAGAGTTAAAGGTGAAAATAAAGGAACAATAACCGATTTAAACGGTTTTTATGAAATTAAGCTTAAGCCCGGACTAAACACCCTTGAAATGAGGGCTTTAGGTATCGAAAAATCAGAAAAAAAAGTTGTAATTTATAATGATGGTATACTTAATTTTAAGCTCAATGAAAGTCTTGAACAGCTAGATGAGGTAACTGTAAGTGCTGATATATTTGGCGATGTTGAAGAAGTTATATCAGGAACCGAACAAATAGATATTGAGGAGTCTAAAAATATTCCCTTGGTATTAGGGGAAAGAGATGTGTTGAAGGTGGCAACAGCTTTACCTGGTATTACAACAGCAGGAGAAGGTGCTGCTGGATTTAATGTAAGGGGAGGGAGAACTGATCAAAATCTAATATTATTTGATAATGCGGTTTTATATAGTCCGCAACATTTTTTTGGTATTTTTTCTGCTCTTAATCCATTCGCTATTGGTGAGTTCAATATTTATAAAGGTAATATACCTGCAGAATACGGGGGCAGACTTTCCTCTGTATTCGAGATTAAATCAAAAAATGGGAATACATCAAAATTCTCAGGAGAAGCATCTATAGGTCCCGTCACAAGTAATTTAGTTTTAGAGATTCCCGTAGTCAAAGATAAATCTTCGCTTTTGTTGGGTGGGAGAGGTGCATATGCAAATTGGATTTTGAGATCTATTGATGAGGAATCATTAAATAATAGTCAAGCTTCGTTTTACGATTTTATGGCTAGCTATAGCCATACTTTTAATGATAAAAACAATATAAAGGCCACTGCATATTTAAGCAGGGATGATTTTAGTATCACCTCTGATTCTCTTTTTATCTATTCAAATAAACTAATATCGTTAAATTGGAATCACAAGATTAATGAGAAAAATACGGCAAGTTTTACATTGTCTAATAGTGAATATGATTTTAATATTGAGTTTGATAGAGGTGAGAATGATGATTTTAATTTAAACTATACAATTAATGAAACAGGTTTAAAAATGAAGTTCAATTACTTACATAGCTCTAAATTGAGATTTGACTATGGGATTGAAGGCAAATTATATGATGTAAAACCAGGTAGTATTGAAGGTTTGAGTCAGACATCCATAATTGAACCTTTAACTATTGAGAAAGAAAGGGGACTTGAGTCCGCAGGGTTTGTTTCTGGTAGGTATGATATAAATAAAAAATTGTCAGTTGATGCAGGTTTACGATATTCGTTTTATGCAGCCTTGGGAGAAGGGTCTGAAAGACTTTATTCAGCTGGAAGCCCTAGAAATGAAGGAACGGTCGTTGATACTTTGTTATATGACAACAATGAGATAATTGAAGCCTACGGCGGTCCGGAATTTAGATTGGCCGCTAGATATTTAATTAATCCTGATTTATCTATTAAAGCTAGTTATGGTAATACAATTCAATACATTCATAGATTGACTAATAATACCACGGTTTCGCCTATAGACACATGGAAATTGTCAGATGGAAATATTAAACCGCAAAGAGGCAGACAATTTTCCCTTGGTGCCTTCAAGAATTTTGATTCAGGATTATATGAAATAAGTTTAGAGGGCTTCTATAAAAACAGTGATGATATCCTCGACTTTAAAACAGGTGCAGATTTGTTGTTAAACGAAAACATAGAGACCGAGGTCATACAAGGAGAAGGTAAATCGTATGGATTAGAATTTTTGATAAGGAAAAACAAAGGAAAGCTAAACGGTTGGCTAGGTTATACTTACTCAAGATCCTTTATAAAATTCGACAGTCCATTTTCCGAAGAGAGGATAAATAATGGGGAGTTTTTCCCTTCTAATTTTGATAGGCCACATGATATAAGTTTGGTGACCAACTACAAATTTACCCGTAGGTTCAGTCTTTCTGCGAACTTCGTATACCAAACGGGAAGGCCGGTTACGGTTCCAGTAGGTACATTCAACTTTAATAACGCCGAGTTTTCGGTTTTCAGTGATAGAAACAGTTTTAGAATTCCTGATTTTTATAGGATGGATTTTGGTTTTAACATCGAAGGGAACCATAAGCGTAAGAAATTTGCACATAGCTTTTGGACTATATCTATTTATAACGTGCTCGGACGTAACAATCCATTTTCTGTTTTCTTCTTAACGGAAAATGGAGAAGTAAAAGCCGTTCAAAGTTCAATTTTTTCAATACCGGTACCATCAATCACGTATAACTTTAAGTTTTGA
- a CDS encoding DUF4249 domain-containing protein, with protein sequence MNITCTEPFEFEPEDFENILVVEGNITDEFSTKEITLSRTFDSDETQRPENGAQVTVEDDIGNVFNFQEQGTTGKYLSQIDFEPLPDRTYILRITTSSGNSYSSAAVSLPPKAEIQDLKAVKTTQDGVEGVSILVSSQGVDGMSGFYRYTYEETYRIVSFFNPTKELVVVSEDPPELELVDKTREERICYKTVASNAVFTANSDSFGANSVDNFQLRFIERLDRIVTSRYSILVRQFSQSREANTFYENLKEFSSLENLFSQTQPGFITGNVSSDDNPNEKVLGFFETTRVSSRRIFFSFSDIFGNGVRFLPDCEIIEPSPTGIDLFRVIKNGTFKYVSETVGGAPLVAPTACSDCTVLGSNIVPLFWED encoded by the coding sequence TTGAATATTACTTGTACTGAGCCTTTTGAATTTGAGCCAGAGGATTTCGAGAATATTTTAGTCGTTGAGGGTAATATAACCGATGAATTTTCCACTAAAGAAATAACACTTTCTAGAACATTTGACTCCGATGAAACACAAAGGCCTGAAAATGGTGCACAGGTTACCGTAGAGGACGACATAGGTAACGTATTTAATTTTCAAGAGCAAGGTACTACAGGAAAATATCTGTCTCAGATAGATTTTGAACCACTACCTGATAGAACCTATATTCTACGTATCACAACCTCGTCCGGTAACTCGTACTCATCCGCTGCAGTCTCACTACCTCCCAAAGCTGAGATACAAGATTTGAAAGCGGTAAAAACTACTCAAGACGGTGTCGAAGGTGTTTCAATTTTGGTAAGTAGTCAGGGTGTCGATGGTATGTCAGGTTTTTATCGGTATACTTACGAAGAAACGTATAGAATTGTTTCTTTTTTCAATCCTACCAAAGAATTGGTTGTTGTTTCTGAAGACCCGCCAGAATTGGAATTGGTAGACAAAACAAGGGAGGAAAGGATATGCTATAAGACAGTCGCATCTAATGCTGTATTTACTGCTAATTCTGATAGTTTTGGAGCAAATAGCGTTGATAACTTTCAATTAAGATTCATAGAAAGACTAGATAGGATTGTGACAAGCAGATATAGTATTCTGGTAAGACAATTTTCACAATCAAGAGAAGCCAATACATTTTATGAAAATTTAAAAGAGTTTTCGAGTCTAGAGAATTTATTCTCTCAAACCCAACCCGGATTTATAACTGGTAATGTTAGTTCGGATGATAATCCTAATGAAAAAGTTTTGGGTTTCTTCGAGACGACAAGAGTTTCATCAAGAAGGATTTTTTTTAGTTTTAGTGATATTTTTGGAAATGGAGTAAGATTTTTACCGGATTGTGAAATCATTGAGCCTTCACCAACAGGCATTGATTTATTTCGTGTCATTAAAAACGGAACTTTCAAGTATGTATCAGAAACGGTAGG